In Trueperaceae bacterium, a single genomic region encodes these proteins:
- a CDS encoding Ig-like domain-containing protein, with protein sequence MLRRLTVPFVIALLMVACTPEQGPAKLTISSRTPAAGAANVAIDSVVSVTFSTAIKVASLDGKFTLARGGAAVPGIVSYDPAARKATFTPATPLANGTEYTATVGAEVESAQGVKLGAKSSWVFTTVAVAPSVTSVTIQGGDQAVTAGDSVDLDVVVEVVGGASQAVTWSSSDDAVAMVTADGVVTGVAAGSATITATSVADAEKFDSVTVTVAAAPAVTGIAIDQAAPATTVGGTVTLTATVSTVGGASTAHTWASANEAVATVDEATGVVTGVASGTAEITVTSDADAAYSATVDVVVAEPLAFGGDYAAFVGTGSVTNPISLAAPAATSPGYGDLTYALTAGALPAAFVVDDGVNPAETFELTVDAATGQISGATGYPGTYTGTVTVTDSLGQTAEIDFAIDLALSMQVFNSEGTAPQGTFAYTNASTTVVPGDRIRVSGVTNTEWLPADFASQLVFELDYVSAVPAQTPADAAAAFEVNTAQGTVTRGVAPTTGDDIDWTFDLVLSYGTDTATVPLVFEGVVP encoded by the coding sequence ATGTTGAGAAGGTTGACCGTACCGTTCGTGATCGCGCTGCTCATGGTTGCTTGCACGCCAGAGCAGGGACCCGCCAAGTTGACAATCAGTTCCAGGACGCCGGCCGCCGGCGCGGCCAACGTTGCCATCGACTCCGTGGTGAGCGTCACGTTCAGCACGGCCATCAAGGTGGCTAGCCTCGACGGCAAGTTCACGCTCGCACGAGGCGGTGCCGCGGTCCCGGGGATCGTCAGCTACGACCCCGCCGCTCGCAAGGCCACTTTCACCCCGGCGACGCCACTCGCCAACGGCACCGAGTACACCGCCACGGTTGGTGCCGAAGTGGAGAGCGCCCAGGGCGTGAAGCTGGGCGCCAAGAGTTCCTGGGTGTTCACGACGGTGGCGGTCGCCCCCAGCGTGACTAGCGTCACCATCCAGGGCGGCGACCAGGCCGTGACGGCCGGTGACTCGGTGGACCTCGACGTGGTCGTCGAGGTCGTCGGCGGCGCAAGTCAAGCCGTGACGTGGAGCAGCAGTGACGATGCCGTCGCGATGGTGACTGCCGACGGTGTCGTGACCGGCGTTGCCGCCGGCAGCGCGACCATCACGGCCACGAGCGTGGCCGACGCGGAGAAGTTCGACAGCGTGACCGTTACAGTCGCGGCCGCACCCGCGGTCACGGGCATCGCCATCGACCAGGCCGCCCCGGCCACCACCGTCGGCGGAACCGTCACCCTCACGGCGACTGTCTCCACCGTCGGGGGGGCGAGCACCGCCCACACCTGGGCCAGCGCCAACGAGGCCGTCGCCACGGTCGACGAGGCCACTGGCGTCGTCACCGGCGTCGCTTCCGGCACGGCCGAGATCACCGTCACGAGCGATGCCGACGCCGCATACAGCGCAACGGTCGACGTGGTCGTGGCCGAGCCCCTCGCCTTCGGTGGCGATTACGCCGCGTTCGTTGGGACCGGCAGCGTCACGAACCCGATCTCCCTGGCCGCACCCGCCGCCACTTCGCCTGGCTACGGGGACCTCACCTACGCGCTGACCGCCGGCGCCCTGCCAGCCGCGTTCGTCGTGGACGACGGCGTGAACCCTGCCGAGACGTTCGAACTCACTGTCGACGCCGCGACCGGCCAGATCTCGGGGGCCACCGGCTACCCCGGCACCTACACGGGCACCGTGACCGTCACCGACTCCCTCGGGCAGACGGCGGAGATCGACTTCGCCATCGACCTGGCGCTGTCGATGCAGGTGTTCAACTCCGAAGGCACCGCACCCCAAGGGACGTTCGCCTACACCAACGCCAGCACCACCGTGGTGCCCGGGGATCGCATCAGGGTCAGCGGCGTGACCAACACCGAGTGGCTCCCCGCCGACTTCGCCTCGCAGCTGGTGTTCGAGCTCGACTACGTTTCGGCCGTTCCGGCCCAGACGCCGGCCGACGCCGCGGCCGCGTTCGAGGTGAACACGGCCCAGGGCACCGTCACCCGCGGGGTTGCGCCCACGACGGGCGACGACATCGACTGGACCTTCGACCTGGTGCTGAGCTACGGAACCGATACAGCGACAGTGCCGCTCGTGTTCGAAGGGGTCGTGCCCTGA